A section of the Triticum dicoccoides isolate Atlit2015 ecotype Zavitan chromosome 7A, WEW_v2.0, whole genome shotgun sequence genome encodes:
- the LOC119328689 gene encoding heterogeneous nuclear ribonucleoprotein Q-like: MSDRQPSEEPEEQVDLEGDDDVMDDEEGYRRRRHGGEDSDEPEEEPEEPQIEVEGDGDGDGREEDAGMVVASDEPAVGSGDEMEKGDGPEDEEEKMKWEELLALPPQGSEVFVGGLPRDTTEEDLRELCEPLGEIFEVRLMKDKETKENKGFAFVTFTAKDVAQRAIEELHDKDHKGRTLRCSLSQAKHRLFVGNVPKGLSEDELTSIIKGKGPGVVNIEMFKDLHDPSRNRGFLFVEYYNHACADYARQKLSSPDFKVDGSQLTVSWAEPKGSSSSSSDSSSSAAQVKTIYVKNLPENVSKEKVKDLFEVHGEVTKIVLPPAKAGHKRDFGFVHFAERSSALKAVKGSEKYEIDGQVLEVSMAKPLSDKKPDHSFKPGGAPSYPLPPYGGYMGDPYGAYGGGPGFNQPMIYGRGPAPAGMRMVPMVLPDGRLGYVLQQPGGMPPPPPPRRGDRRDGGGRGGEGSHRRYRPY, from the exons aTGTCGGATCGGCAGCCGTCCGAGGAGCCGGAGGAGCAGGTGGACCTGGAGGGAGACGACGACGTCATGGACGACGAGGAAGgttaccgccgccgccgccacggtgGCGAGGACTCTGATGAGCCGGAGGAGGAGCCCGAGGAGCCTCAAATCGAGGTCGAGGGCGATGGCGATGGAGATGGCCGGGAGGAGGACGCCGGTATGGTGGTTGCCAGTGATGAACCTGCCGTAGGAAGTGGTGATGAGATGGAGAAGGGTGATGGGCCTGAGGACGAAGAAGAGAAAATGAAGTGGGAGGAGCTCCTCGCACTACCCCCGCAGGGCTCGGAGGTATTCGTCGGGGGCCTCCCCCGAGACACCACCGAGGAGGACCTCCGCGAGCTATGCGAGCCATTGGGCGAAATCTTTGAG GTGAGGTTGATGAAGGATAAGGAAACAAAGGAAAACAAAGGATTTGCCTTTGTCACATTTACTGCCAAGGATGTGGCGCAGCGTGCTATCGAAGAACTGCATGACAAGGACCACAAG GGGAGAACACTGCGATGCTCATTGTCCCAGGCCAAGCACAGGTTATTTGTTGGCAATGTACCCAAAGGGTTGAGTGAGGACGAGCTGACGAGCATAATCAAAGGGAAGGGGCCAGGGGTCGTGAATATTGAGATGTTCAAG GATTTGCATGACCCAAGCCGTAACCGCGGGTTCCTCTTCGTTGAGTACTATAACCATGCTTGCGCAGACTATGCCAGGCAGAAATTGTCATCACCAGACTTTAAGGTTGATGGAAGCCAGTTGACTGTTAGCTGGGCTGAACCTAAGggctcatcatcgtcatcatcagattCTTCTTCATCTGCTGCTCAG GTGAAGACTATATATGTGAAGAACCTGCCGGAGAATGTTTCTAAAGAGAAAGTTAAGGATCTCTTTGAAGTTCATGGAGAGGTTACAAAAATTGTTTTACCGCCTGCTAAGGCCGGGCATAAGAGGGATTTTGGGTTTGTTCACTTTGCTGAAAGATCAAGTGCACTGAAGGCAGTTAAAGGAAGTGAAAAATACGAAATTGATG GGCAAGTGCTCGAAGTTTCCATGGCCAAACCTTTGAGTGATAAGAAACCTGACCACTCGTTCAAGCCTGGAGGAGCTCCTAGCTATCCTCTTCCACCTTATGGTGGCTACATGGGAGACCCATATGGTGCCTATGGTGGTGGCCCTGGATTCAACCAG CCTATGATCTATGGTAGAGGACCAGCACCAGCTGGAATGAGGATGGTACCGATGGTGCTCCCTGACGGTCGCCTTGGCTATGTTCT GCAACAACCTGGTGGAATGCCGCCTCCACCCCCTCCTCGACGTGGTGACCGGCGAGATGGCGGTGGCCGAGGCGGCGAGGGAAGCCACCGGCGTTATCGGCCCTACTAG